The Tenrec ecaudatus isolate mTenEca1 chromosome 4, mTenEca1.hap1, whole genome shotgun sequence region ttgttgttgttttatatatACAGTAAGTCCCTGGGTTAGGATCTTCTGACTTACAGACAACTCTTATCTTCCCATCAATGTTATGTTACTTCCCTTACTTTGAAACAATAGAAACAGCAACTCTTTGCAACAAATTATTTATCGCATTCACCTTTATGTGTAACACAGGCaacttttaattaataaaaaggCTTTGAACCCTTTCTTGCAtttatgctgcattcttcttcatagaatcgtttctctgattattttctcagcatacagattaccaTATAGATTTAAGTATAAACCAACCCAAATATAAGCCaatgcacctaattttatcacaacaactgcattaaaaatgtgctgaaaatgacagggaaggaagagagaatggagcacacccaggTCTACTAAACCTTGAGGAGGatagccctgctcagagcagcctataatgcacagagagaagcagatggctggccccactaaaaCACAACatttctcactgacccatagctctacagggaacaacactggagacacagtgcgagaaatgcacccaatctgaccccaccaaaccAAGAAAAACCACTAAGGGCCTGCAACagatagcaaggggaacagagcaaggaagtcccaagggaataccaaaaatagactttgggtccagggcgtggtaccccattaaactcaaccagaaaacactcctaaaggttaaaaaaaaacaaaaaacaaacaaaacaaaaacatacctggaactattaacaggttcttttttttgtcattggttttcttattgttgttttgtattcttttgttgctttgttttgtgcatattcttctctctacaggtctatctacataagataggctggataaacaatctggaagagaaaacaatgagataaaaagttcctgagggacatgggagaagcagaggcagggggaaagaagtggttgttaacaaacccagggacaaggaacaacaggtgatccaaaattgatggcaaggagggtgtaggaagcctggtagggctttaaCTAGGGCAGTGTAACAGacgaattactgaagcccaaattaaggctgagcatgatagtgggactagaggaaagcaaaaagaaatagaggaaagaactaggaggtaaagggcattcatagaagtgtaagtacaggcatgtacatatgtaaatatatttatatatgaggatggggaaatagatctatgtgcattgaTTTattggtttaatattaaggtagcagatggacattgggcctctaagaacactttgttctattaaactgacattccatgatgctcatcttctcaacacaatcgctgaagacaaagcaggtgcataagcaaatgtggtgaagaaagctgatggtgcccggctagcaaaagatagagcattctgggatcttaaaggtttgaagataaacaagtggccacctagctgagaagcaacaaagcccacctaaaGGAAGCACAGCAGCatgcatgatcacaaggtgtcgatggaatcaggtatcaggcatcaaagaacaaaaaatcatatcattgaggattagggggagtgtggagtggagacccaaaccccatctgtagacaactagacatctccttacagaagggttgcttggaggagatgagccaattagGGTGtactatagcaacaatgaaacatacaacttcccctaGTTCATTAaagctttccccccacctccactaacatgatcccactttacattacaaatcctgctagattagaggatgtacactggtacagatgagaactggtaaaacaggaaatccagtacagataaacccctcaggaccaataatgagagtagcaataccaggagtggATAGGGGAAgttgggctagaaagggggaaccgatcgcaaggatctacatataaccccctccctgggggcagaaaatagaaaagtgggtgaagggggacatcagacagtgtaagacatgacaaaataatagtaacttataaattataaagggtttgtgagggagggggtggggagggaaggggaaaaataaggagctgatagcaagggttcaagtggaaagaaaatgttttgagaatgatgatggtaataaaTGTATCAACATGCttaacacaatgaatgaatggatggatggatggattgtgataagagttgtacgagcccctaataaaatgattttaaaaagaaaaaaaaagatatactaGCTGTGGATGATCACATCAATTTACCTGTCTAATAATCCTTTCCTAAAAGTGAATTTGACCTGGTTAAAATGAATTTATATTAACTTAAAGGGCTTACATCTTTCTCCTCATAAGAATAATATGCTTGAGAATTTGACCTGATTATAATGAATTTATGTTAACTTATAGGGCTTACATCTTTCTCCTCATAAGAATAATATGCTTCCATTAAGAAGTTTCAAAAATGTgagattttaaaattgtgaaaCTATTTGCCTCTATGTTAAAGGGTTtttaaaaagtgctgaaaaacttgccTTATACACAGTATATACAGTAAATGAAGTATGGTGAATGGATCcacccctgatgcacacctttcctgattttaaactatgcagtaggtGTTTTGGAatccctattcttctcaaggctattgaATGCCCTTTAACaatcaatgaaacataagtaaacacctttctgatattctttgttttcagccaagatccatataaCATCagtaatgatgtcccttgttccatgtcctcgtcTGAATCCAACCGGAACCTCTCGAAGCTCCTGTACTACTGCAACCGCTGTTGGATGATCTACAGAAAAAATTTTATTTGCTATGATATGAataatattgttctgtaatttaagcattctgttgggtcacctttctttggaatgggtataaataggaatcactttcagtcagttggctgtcttccaaatgtccttggATAGCCAATAAGTGTTtccatgcttcatcagcttgttggaagaTTTCAATTGATATCCAATCAAtttctggagacttgttttttttgtttgctttttttctcctcttttctttttttacattttattagggacccatacaactcttatcacattccatacatatacatacatcaattgtataaagcacatccatacattccctgccccaatcattctcaaagcatttgctctccacttaagccccttgcatcaggtcctcttttttttccccctccctccccttttccccctccctcatgtgcccttggtaatttatacatcgttattgtgtcatatcttgccctatctggagtctcccttctcccccttctctgctgtctctctcccagggaagaggtcacatgtggatccttgtaatcagttccccctttccaacccacttcaccctccactctcccagcatcgtccctcacacccttggtcctgaaggtatcatccaccctggattccctgtacctccagccctcatatgtaccagtgtacagcttctgccctatccagccctgcaaggtagaatgcggatcatggtagttggggggaggaagcatccaggatctgggggaaaactgtgttcttcatcggtactacctcgcaccctgactgacccatctcctctcctaaacccctcgagccttgtttttggctaatgctttcagtgcagtttgaacttcttccttcagtaccactggttcttgctcagatgcttgCTCCTGAAATGGTCCAACATTGCCAATTTTCGTTTTGGTATAGTGATTCTGTGTGTTTTCTCTATgtccttttgatgcttcctgcatccttcattAGTTTgctcatggaatctttcaatatcgcaactcaaagcttgacttttttcttgagttctttaagttgagatatgctgaacatgttcttctttttagttttctaattaCAGGTTTTGCACACATCATTATATAGTTTGCCTTCTTGAGTTcacctttaaaattttctgttcagttctttataATTTTTTCCATTTGACTTAGTTcttctatgattaagaacaagtttaagagtctcttctgacacctactttaatgtctttctttaaaatcattttactgggagctcatacaactctcatcacaatccatctatacatccattgtgtctagcacacttgcacatgtgttgccatcatcattctcaaaacatttgccttctgtttgagcccctggtatcagctcatttttcccctccatccctgctacccgtttcctcatgaaccctgataatttagaaattattattatgttgtcattttttgcactatccaatgtctcccatcccccacttttctattatccagcccccagggaggaggttatatgtagatccttgtaatcagtttcccctttccaccccaccctccccccccacccacccagtattgccactctcaccactggtcctgaagggattgttctgcttccagttcctgcctgtaccagtgtacatcctctggtctagccagatttgtaagataagatagaattgggatcatgatagtgggtggggggagggagaagcatttaggaaccgagagaaaagttgtatgtttcatcgttgctacactgcatactgactggctcgtctcctctctgcaacccttctgtgagtgggtgtctagttgcctacagatggatcttgggtccccaatctgcactcaccctcattcacaatcatttgatttttttgttctttgatacctgataccttcaacacctcatgaccacacaggctggtgtgcttcttccatgtaggctttgctgcttctgaattagatagccccttgtttacctttaagcctttaagaccccagatgctatagcttttgctagccgggcaccatcatctttcttcaccacttttgcttatgcacccatttgtcgtcagtgatcatattgggaaggtgagcacacattttcagaacattttctttctacttgagccattttcccttcctcctccactctccctcatcaaggataatttataaactattattatttcatggcttatactgaccgatgtctctcgTCAcctacttttatgttgtctggccccctgggagggggttttatgtagattattgtgatcggtttctctaatgtctttctaatgacctttgcatttcttcatgtatgatgttctttatgtccttccacagctcaccaggtcttttgtcattaatATCCAATgcaacaaatctgttcttgacattttctcaaaattcaggtgggatggactcaaTGTTGTAGTTTGACTcccatggacttattttaatgtTATTCCACTTTAACCTGAACGTAcacatgaacaattgatggtttgttccgtcgttggcccctggcctcattttggctgctgatGTTAATCTAATTTGACAGATATATTCAAGTTGATTTCTCTGTACCTCACCTGTAGAAGTCCATGTGTCTAGCtgccatttgtgttgtttaaaaaaaggTATCTGCTGTGAACAAGTACTTGGTCTTGCAAGTTTTCATAATATGCCCCGCTTGATCATTGGccccatgaaggaaacacagaagatctgggtgctatagcaaatgtggtgaagaaattagatggtaccgGCTATCATACAGAATatcatctgcggtcttaaaggtttgtttcaaaataagctcccatctaagtgagacttcAACAAAGCCCcctagaggaagcacaccaaagTCCATGATTCAAGGATTGGAAATTACATACCATACAttcttgaatataagccaacctgaatattagCTGAGACACCTAAATTTTACCACTAAAACTGCATAAACAGTAtgctgaaaaaacttggcttaaaCACAAGTACATACGGCAATACAAATCTGATagacttaaattgtgagattttggtatgcagaaggctatggatgccagtggaagcccaaaatacatttataggattcttcaaagggaataagcctccaatgATTTCTAATCATACTTGAGGGATGATAACTCTGcgtatcagacagagtattagagagacaactatagtagattaaaatgatagatCGGGCTTTAATGTTTAATACCTTGTCATTTGATATCCCTTCTGACACACTTTGGGCTGGATCTGGTTTTTAccattttctgggttttttttttcataatggggtttatctctgttgcatttcttcattgttggtagccttcttgactctgttaggtgtcttctttttctttgtttttaagtatatgaagcccaggatgggtgaatctatagagatatCAACTAAAATAAGAGTTCTTGAGGGTTATTTTTGGGGAGGTGGCAGGAGTAAGAGGAAGTTGATATCAAGTAGTTTAAGAaggaaaaatgtttggaaattaatttggtagcaattttacaactctgtttgatgtgattgaactatggaatggtatgatacatggattagctcctaataaaatggtttggagagaaaaatcatgaaaactccagctttgtttctatcactaagaaAAAATAACTTTAAGATCTTGGTCCAATATTCCTACTAAACTTTTAGGTCAGCACAGCAACCAAAAGCAATGTTTGAAATcctcttccccatctcttcctaAATTATTCACAAATATGAAGAGAATGATCTTGTCTGTAGTCTTTGAGACTGGAGGTAATTACCAACCACCAAAGCTTAGAAGATACGTGAGGTAATAGACAAGAGACTTATGCACACTCTGACAATTTTAATAAACTTAAGGAAATCACCCAGAAGCGTGACGAGACTCAGCCTCCTTTTTAAGCCGTTTAACTGATGCTCTAACCCTATACACCCGTTTGAAACCAGCTTCCCTGACTGGGGCTACAGTCCTTACTACTCATTTTATTACCCATTGTAGTAAGCCCTacacataggggaaaaagcttaaAAAGGCGGATGAAGGCCCTCAAACCTCGATCTGAGATTTAGTGTATATGGTATTCAAGGTTAACAGTTGCAAGGTGCAGGCAGAGTCAGCGCGATGCCTGGTTCCAGCAGAAGGTAAATTTTCACAGCCAAGCCTTAGTAGCAGCCCTGTGGTCAATGGCCTAGAGGGCCCCAAAGGAGCAGTGTGCAGTGGGGGTGCATGGGAACAATGACCAACCTGGTGCCTGCTTCAAGTGTGGAGAATAAGGGTACTGGTCATAGAAATTCCACAGGCCTAGAGCTCCAACCAAACCCTGCCCAGTGTGTGGTCAGAGCAGTCACTGGAAGTCCGACTATCATTGGAAAAGCTACAGGTCACTGCATCTCCACAGGGAGGGATGTCCTTCCAACTCCTGACCCGCTGTTGGATTTGCTGGGGTTGGCTGAAGACTAGTGGGACCTGGACTTAAAgacccccatcaccctccccaagCCCGGGGTAATAGTCAAGGTAGCAGATAAGTCGATTTCCTTCTTAATAAACACAGGGGCTACCTTCTCTGTCCTGCCCTCATTTTCAGGGCTGAGCAGTCCTTCTTCAATCTCAATCATGGGTATCGATTGCAAGCCTTCCTGTCCCGGCGTACTACCCCTTTCTTTTGCTCCCTGGATGGTACACCTTTTATTCACTCCTTCCTTATAATCCTTTTGTGCCTGATCCCTCTGTTGGGAAGAGACATTTTAAATAAGCTACGGGCCTCTTTACACCGTACTTCTAGTCTCAAAGCACCTCCCAAGTAGTGCAACTTCACTGACTCCTTGCTGAAGCCCGTGAATCTCACCCAAAAGTACAGAATAAacttctccttttctttctctttggccTGGTCTCAGTTTAGCTTTGCGGTGAACTTAAGAGTTTTATGTGTCTTATGTGTTTTATGTGTCCAAGCTGAACTTGGAAAGTCACAGTACCTTCCCTATGATAAGAATTGCCACAGTGAAGGTATAACCAAATTATAGGTATTGCATTCTCATTATTCTCTTTTCTACTTAACCCTGTGACTCCAAGTTTTAcctgtcctatagcattgctAAAAGTCAGCAACAACTCAAGGCagtgtgggttttgtttgtttgttttgtttttaatacaattgctgagtcagaatcaactggatggcagtgaatttgagggtTTTTTTCATGGAGATAAGAATGTTATTtccattggtggtgaggtgggtgtgggaggcctggtagggtatgaacaagggtaatgtaatgaagaggtattgctgaaacccaggtggggacggaacatGATATTGGCAGAGGACTGCAGTGAGGTGGGAAGTACAGGTAGAGAAGGCTTTGTTCCTCCCCTCAGTAGAGCGCATATTCAGGATGGAATGGAGGATGTAGCTATAGGATACGACTATGGTACACAATGTGCTTACAAGAACTGACCCAGATGTGATAGCAGGAGATATTTCAGCAATATAAACATGACCACAAGAGAGCTCCAAGAGTGGGAAGAGGTCACAGAAAAAATGGTTGATTTTATTTGGTCCACAGAAGGACAAGTTCATTAAACAGCCAGTAAAGGATGAAGCATTCATACATCCACCCAGGTAAGAAGCCCCCAATAGAAGGAAGCTAACTGTTGGGGACATTTGTGTGGAGTAGAGGAGGGGAgagcagatggccacataacgATCATAAGCCATAGTGGCCAGAAGGAAGCACTCTGTAGTACCAAAAGTGACATCAGAGCCAAGCTGGACTATGCAGCCAATGACAGGAATAGTAGTTCTCTCTTTCAAGAAACTCAGGAGCATGACTGGTGTGACTGATGTGGAGAACCCAATGTCCACAAAGGCCAAATGGCTGAGGAAAAGGTACATTGGAGTGTGAAGCTGAGGACTGCTTCGGATTAAGATGATTATGCTGATATTGCCAACTATGGTAACTATATAGACTGCTAAAAATACCACAAATAAGATGGCACATAGTGTGGGATTATCTGTTAACCCCAAAATAATGAACTCCGTCACGGTTGTATGGTTTTCAGTCTCCATCTATCCATTCATTGgtgcctggtggcacagagagttgggtgttggactgctaaccacagatctGTGGTTCAAGCCTACAAGTTGTTCTGTGGGACAAATGTGAAACTATCGTTTCTCATGAGAGTCACAACCTTGGCAATGTTCTATACagtagccatgagtcagaatcaacttaatggcagtgagtttggctattGAAATAAGAACCTGGAGAGATTAAATTGCCTAAAATGACTCTATAATGTCTATGTCTAAAAATAACCTTACAATCAGATTTTTAAATGGAAACTTTACCTCATTTATATGGGATATTTCATGTCCAcaaattttcttttcaaatttacTGTTTAAAATGGAATGATCTTAGCATCCAGCTATTCTACTCCTATTTGCACCCTAGAGAAAGTCTTCCCCAGATGCCCAGGAGATATGTAAAAGGATATTCACAGCATCATTGATTCTAATAACAAATTTTTAAACAACCTAAGTGTGTTTTGAAAGGCCAGGTcttgattttctactcccatctcaAATATTCTTCTTTCCCAGTAATTTTTCTTAGTAAATGCTAATTCCATTTGTCCAGTTGATTGGGCCAACAAACATTGAGTTAACTTTGGCATCCTTCCTACTTCTCCTGGAATAAAACAGTACATTCTTAGTTATAATCATTTATACCATAGTTAGACTATGTCTGCATTCAAGCTGAGAAAGTCAAGGTTATAAAGTATAGATTCTGGATATTCTGCTAAATCCAACAAGATATATTCCCCACACTATATTTTTGTATGTTGTGGGAGTGCATTAAACAATAAGACGAGTCCAGGTATTTTTATGGACTAAGATTAAATGGGGACCTGCAATAGGGTAAGTTTTCATTTAATCAGTTCTATAGTAAGGACATTTAAGGGAGTTTAGAAGGTAGAAATGGAAGTAATCACTCTAAAAAAGCTAAGAGATTAGAGTGAAAGACAAATTAGCATTACAGAAAAATGGTGACTATATTCAAAATAGAATACACAATCAAGGACAGGAAAATATAGGTTAGTAATTTTTAATCCTGTAAGAGTCAACTTAAACTTGCTTTTTCATCCTAAACCTCTAtttaaagaaagtaaaaggaaatatccaTGCACAACAGTCAGCAATTATGCTTTTCGCCAAGTGTCGAGTTTGATTCTACATAATTATAAGTCAGTCAATGTTACATGTGCACCATCACAATGTTATATCATGTGATTAATAGTActaggactaggtaggttacaaAAGTCTTCTGATCTTTTATTTCCTTACCTGGGAATAATAATACATACCTCAGATGATCATTGTCTTAAATGATATAATGTAATCAAAGCCATCAAGCACTGTTTATACAACAAATAGATGCTAATGTATTAATATTTTACTTGGAAAAGTCAGCTTGTAAATTCTGGCACAAATAGAAGAATCAAATATTTCTGTACATTAATAAATAGCATGTGTGTCCTACTTATACATCCACTGAAAGGGTGGGGAAATGCAACAAGGGACTGTTATGGTGCACAAAGCTATATTTAAGAAAGACTGAAGTCATTTGGGATACAATCCCTTAATTACTAGTGTTGGAAAATTATATTGGCAATCCACTGGGATAAAAAAATTACATGGCGATGTACAGGTGAATATTATACCCTTGTATTCCCAAAGGGTCCATTtactttttcattaaaaatttccaaaaataaa contains the following coding sequences:
- the LOC142445837 gene encoding LOW QUALITY PROTEIN: olfactory receptor 5P4-like (The sequence of the model RefSeq protein was modified relative to this genomic sequence to represent the inferred CDS: substituted 1 base at 1 genomic stop codon), translating into MNGXMETENHTTVTEFIILGLTDNPTLCAILFVVFLAVYIVTIVGNISIIILIRSSPQLHTPMYLFLSHLAFVDIGFSTSVTPVMLLSFLKERTTIPVIGCIVQLGSDVTFGTTECFLLATMAYDRYVAICSPLLYSTQMSPTVSFLLLGASYLGGCMNASSFTGCLMNLSFCGPNKINHFFCDLFPLLELSCGHVYIAEISPAITSGSVLVSTLCTIVVSYSYILHSILNMRSTEGRNKAFSTCTSHLTAVLCQYHRDQAQKDYKEGVNKRCTIQGAKERGSTPGQEGLQSIPMIEIEEGLLSPENEGRTEKVAPVFIKKEIDLSATLTITPGLGRVMGVFKSRSH